CGTTACGCGCAGTGACAAGTACGGACGGCATGACAGCGGACTGGGCGAAGATTCCTCACAACGTGTTAGGCGTCATTTCCAACCGTATCATCAATGAGGTGCGTGGTATCAATCGTGTCGTTTATGATATTAGCTCGAAACCGCCGAGCACGATAGAGTGGGAGTGAACCCACCCGACCCCATTTACTATCCATCCAAAATACTAAGAGGAAAACGGACATGCCCACGCCTCCTGAATATCAGATTATCTATAACTGGGATGGTGCTCCTCATGGTTACTCCGAGCCACCACAGTCTGTAAACGCTTTTCTGGAAAAGGCTTACGCGCCTCTGGAAGATACGCAGGTCGGTGCCCATTTCTGGTGTATCGGCGAACATGCCGCCCGTTGGCAGAGCGATGTCCTTGAACAACTCGGCGATGTGCATGATCGGCGTTATGAAAACGCTCAGGCGTACATCCACACCGAAAACATCCGTCAGATGGTGGAGCGCGGCGAAGATCCTCAGCAAGCCATTATCGATCGTGGACATCAACTCGGGATGCATGTCTATGCCTCAGTGCGCATGAACGACAATCACTTCAGTGGGGCACAGATCGCTGATTTAGAGACACTGCATCACACGGAACTGACACAGATGCGGATTGAACATCCGGAGTGGTTGCTCGGTGACCAGACATCGGAGTGGTTCGCGCTCTCATGGAACTTCGCTGTCCCCGAAATACGGGAACACCGCTACGCACACATCAAAGAAATCTGTGAACGATATGACTGGGATGGCGTCGAATTGGACTGGCAACGACACGCCTTTCACCTACCTGCCGACGACGCGTACCGACTCCGATACGTCCTGACTGACCTTCAACGAGCGGTGCGACAGATGACCGATGCGCTCGCGCAGAAAC
The genomic region above belongs to Candidatus Poribacteria bacterium and contains:
- a CDS encoding GMP synthase (glutamine-hydrolyzing), with protein sequence LRAVTSTDGMTADWAKIPHNVLGVISNRIINEVRGINRVVYDISSKPPSTIEWE